The Streptomyces sp. NBC_00306 sequence TCGAGTTCCGGGCACCCGTTGACGCGGCAGCGCTGGCTGAGGCGGAGCGGCGCCTTGGCCGGAGCTTGCCCGGGCAACTGACTGCCCTACTGAAGGAGACCAACGGGGTAGCCGACGGGTACGGAACTGACATCGTCTGGTCCCTGGACCGGGTCGTGGAGCACAACCTTCAGTTCTGGTCCCCCGACACGTTTCCGGGCCTGTACATGCCCTTCGATCCACTGCTGTTCTTCGGCGACAACGGCGGCGGCGACCAGTTCGCCTTCGTGCTCACGCCCGAGCGTCCGGACATTTTCGTCTGGGACCACGAGAATGACAGCCGGCTTTGGGCCGCGCGAGAGTTGAAGGACTACCTGCACCGCTCCCTCCTGGGAGAAGGCGACTGGTATCGGTAGCCGTCTGAGGACATGCGAAGGCCCTGCTGCGGCGCTCGGACCGAGAAACTGCGAGCCCTCGCCTGGGACCACGCCTCATCGGCCGGCTGGGCGCCGATCCGGCGCAGTCTCCGCACATCGCGGTGTGGTGATCGGTGCGCCGTGGCGGGGATACGTCCGCCTGGCGCCCAAGGAGGCTGACCGGGATCAACGCCGACGAGTGGACGCTCCGGCGAAGTCACGCAGACAGATACGCAACAACGCCAGAGGGCCCTCACCGATTAGGTGAGGGCCCTCTGATCTGCTACCTGGCTGTCGGGGTGGCGGGATTTGAACCCACGACCTCTTCGTCCCGAACGCGATTAGCCCTATATCCACCCCGCTCTGGACGCGGTGACCGGGCCGCCCCTCTCCGCATCCGTCCGTGGTTGTCCGCGACGGTGTGGCTGTTGCTAGTTGGTTTGGCCCCCCGTTTGGCCCCCCGGCTGCAGTTCCCTCGGCCTGGCCATTTGCCCCTGCGGAGTGCCCAAGGATGGGGTGTGCGCACGGAGGCACTGCGGCGCGGAGGCGTGCATGGGGCAGCTATCAGCCTCACGACACCCCTACGTGTCCTTATCGGTAGGCGGAGACTGCCGAGAGGAAGAGCGCCATCACACCCCCAAGCGCACCGCCACCCACCAGAAGCGCGTTCGGCAATGGCGTACCTGCTCGGTACGCAAGCAGACCGGCCGCCACTCCCACGTTGAGGGCCACTGACAGGGCCAGCAACAACGCCAGCAGCTGATCCGTGATCACCCAGCATCTCCCTTCCCTAAGGGGGCTCTCATGAGCACCCCGGCACTCCGAACGTCGCCGAAGTCGGTAGTGTCCAGCAGCCTTCCGCACTGACTTGGACAGTCAGGCCACATCGACGCAGCTGGGAGGCTTAGGCTTCCTCTGTCCAGGGGGCCAGACCTGGACAGAGACGGGCAGCCTGCTGGCACGAGGAGGGGCCGGTGCGCAACGACGAGGCAGGCTCCGCGTTCTTTGGCGGGATGCGGAACCTTGCAGCCCTCAGGAAGGACAAGCTGGACGGGCGGCCCACCGACCGGGCACTGGCCAGGAGAGCGGATGTCGCTCCAACGACGATCGGGCACTGGTTGCGGGGGCAGCGCTTCCCCCAGCGGGTGGATGAGCTACTGGTAGTAGTCAACGCCTTGCGTGAAGAAGCCGCTATGAGAGGGCTTCTTGACCAGCGCGAGGTGGCGTCACTACTCGCCGAGCGGCGATGGCGTGACGCTCATGCAGCGGAAGCAGCGCAGCGTGCGCAGAGTACTCGTGACGATGTCAACCGTGCACGTGCCCACAACATCCTCGCGGCCAACGCCGCTAAAGAACGGTTCGCGGCTCTACCGGATAAGCCACGTCCTGTCGCGCTTTGGTCTCCTAAACAACTGGGTGTCCATCCGGCCGTGATGGGTGTTCCTGGACGAACGCCTGGCGATTTTGTGCTTCCGGCCTATATCGAACGCCCCCATGACGCGAAGACTCGCCGGCATCTCGCATTGCTTGCAGAAAAGGAAATCACGGGGCTAGTTGTCATCCGAGGGCAATCATGCACCGGGAAAACTAGGACCGCATATGAGGCAGTGAATAGAGTCTTCCCGGAGTGGGGCCTTGTTTTTCCGAAGGATGCAGACAGTCTCTTAGCTGTGCTCGCCGCCGATGCATTCGAGCGCGATACGATTCTCTGGCTTAATGAGGCCCAAAGTTTCTTTTATGGAAAGTATGGCAAGGTGGCTGCCTCAGCGCTGCGCCGTCGCTTGGAAGATCCGGGGTCGGCGCTGGTGATTGCCACGATTTGGCCCGAGTATCACAGAGAACTCACCGCGACTCCAACTCCCGGTCAAGAAGACCCGTACCATCACGCACGTGAGCTTTTTGCCCAGGAATTCCGCATTGATGTTCCTGCCTCATTTACGGATGAAGCGCTAGAGGGAGTTAGGGCACGTGCGCCTGAGGACGCATCGCTGTCGGAGGCTCTCAAGACAGCGTCAGGCAGAGTCACACAAGTTCTCGCCGCGGCACCGAACCTCGTTGACCACTACGAACACCCATCCGGGGCAAGCGGGCCTTACGGAAAGGCCGTGATTACGGCCGCTATGGATGCACGGCGCCTGGGGGTCTCTGGCCCGCTTTCCTTGAAGTTCCTAGAGGCTGCTGCTCCCGCGTATATGGCGCCTCA is a genomic window containing:
- a CDS encoding SMI1/KNR4 family protein is translated as MWKEAAAGASPDLEFRAPVDAAALAEAERRLGRSLPGQLTALLKETNGVADGYGTDIVWSLDRVVEHNLQFWSPDTFPGLYMPFDPLLFFGDNGGGDQFAFVLTPERPDIFVWDHENDSRLWAARELKDYLHRSLLGEGDWYR